CAAAGCTTCAATTTCTGCTTTCAGAGCTTTCAGTCGGTTTACCAGCTCAGGGTCAACTTTTTGCTGTTGTTGTTTTTCCTGTTGTTCTTCCAACTGTTGTAAAGCCCAGAGTTTGCGGAATTTTAGCATATGATCACTCCTCCTAAAAATAAAAGGAAAGGAGAAAAATATCCCCTTTCCTAAATGTACATAAACAAATCTGATTGACGTTTGGTAAGCATAAATTCAACAGCCAAACCTTTGGCCTGACAGGCTTGTGCCAGTTGGTTTTGTAAATGGGGCAGAATAAGGTGCTCGGTGGCAAAATGACCGGCATCAATAAAGTTCATACCCGCTGCCAGCATATCCTGCGCGGTATGATATTTGATATCGCCGGTAATCAGCACTTCGGCACCCTTGGCAGCAGCAACCGGCCAGAGTTCAGAACCTGAACCACCACAAACAGCTACCCGACGGACATCCTTCCACATACCGCCGCCAACCTTAACCGTAGCCAGACCAAGGGCTTCTTTGACCTGAATAATCAGATCGGCAAAGCTCATGGTTTCTCTTAGTTGACCAATTCTACCTAAACCCAGGGTAGTGTTCCGATTTTCCAGGGGATAAAGGTCATAGGCAACCTCCTCATAGGGATGGGCCTCCAACATAGCCTGCAAGACAGCTTTTAGTTTATGGGCCGGCACAATGGTCTCCAGTTTAATTTCCTCCAGCCGTTCTAATTGGCCCAACTCTCCCTT
This region of Desulforamulus ferrireducens genomic DNA includes:
- a CDS encoding Nif3-like dinuclear metal center hexameric protein, which encodes MSVTAQEITNLVEELAPRWLAEEWDNSGWQIGNPGAEVNKVLLALDVDAVVVREAQEKNANLIICHHPLLMKGIKNIRLDEPKGALIAELIKHDIGVYAAHTNLDSAVDGVNTILAQRLGLQKLEIMHPAKGEKYLKLAVFVPVEHCEPVRQAVCQAGAGWIGNYSDCTFQSSGSGSFRPLEGTNPFKGELGQLERLEEIKLETIVPAHKLKAVLQAMLEAHPYEEVAYDLYPLENRNTTLGLGRIGQLRETMSFADLIIQVKEALGLATVKVGGGMWKDVRRVAVCGGSGSELWPVAAAKGAEVLITGDIKYHTAQDMLAAGMNFIDAGHFATEHLILPHLQNQLAQACQAKGLAVEFMLTKRQSDLFMYI